The sequence GATCTCCAGAAAGAGTCGGACCagagacaagtatctggaaagCCACCGTCAGGAGCGACTTACTATAGTCGCTGCCATCTTCGAGCTCAGGGGAAGTGAAATGATGGCCGTCGCGGGAGATGATGAAACCGGAAGGGAGGATTGGAATGCCTGAAGGATTGACTTGGCCAGAAACGGCAGCCGATGCAGTGTTCAGGTCCACTGGAGCATACACCACCATACCTCCTAGTGCATCTCTGAAGCTGTCTTGTATTATCATCATATCAGCATCCTCTGCTGTACTCGCAgtctaaataatatatacatatacaaataaacCAACATTAGTTAACTTTTAGGTCAAATGAATCAAAGCTAATGCAAAGACTAGTGCTGGTCTGACATTAAAAAAAAGGGTTCAAAATGTCctatattttagcaaaaatgtgctcttatcttttatataaatatttcataaattttacCAACAACTAAAATTGTCGTGTATAAAACCATGATGTCTTAAACAATCGGTTCATTTACTTATGCTCCCGACCGGACCCGGCCTGGCAAAAGACATTGTGTTTGAGTAAAATACCTGGAGGATGTTCACACGATTCTTATCATCTGTTCCAGTTGCAAAGCCAGCGACCTCAGCAGCCGGATACCCATGGCAGAGAACGTCCCActttttttacatcaaaaaattgttttctagtTAATTACCCAAACTAAAACGATGTGAAAATAACGACAcgtaaaaaagaaaattaaaatttggacATGTCTAATCAACCTAactatatacatgtatataccTGGTGGCGAATCTCGAGATTTGTAAGGAAATTGTAGACTtcgagaggagagagagggagacaTATAGATGAAGCGGCGCAGACAATGAGACCCGTCGGTTGACCAGCCTCTGAGTTTACCCGCACCGAAACCCTAACTCCACTGCTGTTGGTTTCAGACAGTTGAGAAAAATCGTAGTTTCCAGACATTTTTAGTATCCACGCAAAGTTCTTCAACATTCTTTCTCCTAAATTCATGACGCTCCTTCTTCCCTCTATAGTTTCCACAActataataaaaaagaagagaaaagtaTCTTAAAGtattaaatcatatatataagagTTTAACATACTAAAAGTTCACAAACTAGCACTTGTCACACATCGTTGTTGCATATTAGAGTGTTTCTCTCAAACCagactaataaatattttttctgtaTAAAACATCTTAAGTaagtatttgtttgtttttaatatgtagttatatataaaagtaCCTCCGGCGAAGTCGGTGGTGGGGAAGACGGAGATGGAGGATAGATGGAGCCTCTCACACATTCTTTCAAGAGTAACGGTCCAACGGCGAGCTCCGTAGCCAAACCCGCCGCATAAGAGGTCTCTGTAAATCCGATGTGTCCGCACTTTTTCATTTACTTCCACGTGCTCCATCCACGTAACCTGCTCATTTTGTTTGTCATAGTTATAGTTTTAGGGTACTGCAAAATTAAAGGTTTAGAATGTTGTACATGTTTTGATTACTTATCAAAAGTATGACATGTTTTCTTTCTAACCTCAGTAGCAATATGAGGTAAAACGGTAGAGCATATGAGCTATAATATGTCATGCATTTAAGATATGAGTAACCATTTCCCAAAATCAAATGGTTTTCTACTTGGAtcgtaattttttttggtattggttatatatgtattagttCAGTGTGTTGATCAATATTCATGGATAAATtgataacaagatacaaattaaTGACACttgcatatatattaaatgtgtTGATCATATTCATGGATAAATTGATCAATATTCatgataaattgataaaaagatacttgcatatatattaaaaaaacaaacaaaagaagagagTGTGACCTTAGAGAGACCATTGGGCAAGGCTTGGATGAGACAACCGGACGGACGTTTGGAGCAAGTCGGACTCTCAAAGTCAATGTTTACATGATGACACGAGACGTCAGCAATCACCCAGAGATCGTCTTCAATTTGTTGGCAACATCTTAAGATTATAAACTCTCTCGGTGGCACCAATGGCGACAATATGTGCAGTTGCTCATAcatctattttatatatcagCCCATTTTTGTATTATCAGAtacttattatatttattaagagttaaaaacataaaattagaaTGTTATAAGATTCATACCAGTTGCGAGAAGTTCTGTCTTTGTGTGTCCATGGACTCCAGCACGTGAATCGTTTTAGCTTCGTTCACAATTGTTGAGAAAATCCTCGCCCATTTCTCctgaaatattttgtatttagatTGGAaactaaatttatgaaaataacttCCTAAATTATTCATATTCGCACGACAACTATTATTTATAAAAGCATAGTAAAAATAAGACAATTATAGCTTCCATGAGATATCATAGTTCAGATATAATTAAAAGATACATACCGTATCAAAGAACATGTCCACCAAGTTTCTTGCATCCATAGGAACCACCACCACATCTTTAGAAGACTCAATACGAGCACTTGGGCTCTTCAAATGGCTAATATTTGTAAAAGACTTCTCATAGTTCTCTTGATCAATGACAAGTCTATCATCAATAGACGACTTGATCCACATCGGTTCTTCGATATGAATCAGTCTTATAATTTCTGTCACGGCATTTACCATCGTTTGAGACATCATCATTTTCTCCATTTGAGATAGCGGCTGGAAATGCTGAGTCGGTTGGGCGTTGTTGATGTGTTCATGAGTATATTGTTCTCTTTCCAAGCTTGGTGGCTCGAGGGGACGGTTTGAAGAGGTCCCGTAGGAGAAATGAGGGTTACTGGAAGTTGATGCTAGGGAATTGACGCTAGGTATTGAGTGGCCTCCGTTATTGTTTACGAAGTCTGAGATTTGTTCAAGCTGATATCCATATTTTGATCAACAAAAAATTAGTGGTTTTAATGGTAATGTAGATACAGTTTTCATGAATATAGTACAAttgcaattaatttttttatataacttttCTGTATCCATTTTACATTAAAGTTTATATATAGTTGagcaattttaaatattttattatatttaatatattaaatgaacGGTGAAccagaatctaatatatattgcatGTTTAACAAGTCaaactataaaaatgaaaagccaaaaataaacatttgttgCTTTGACTAAAAACAAACACTTATTTAAGAAAAGCATTTTTAGTTGAAAGAGCTTGTATAGGAATGTATAATTCACATATTTATATTGCTATCCATAAGGATATTATATTGAACATTAACCAgtagttttttcttattttaggaATTTATCTgatcaaaatcaaattataaatttaaaataaaaaaatatatgtgaaaatgaACCTGTCTTTTGAGATATGCGTTATGTGCACGCATTTTTTGGAGATATAGTTTGCGTTCTTCTTTCCCAGGACGAGGACCACCGCATGGAGGGCAAGTCACAGTTTTTAGTGCCTCTTGTATCACTTCGTTTTCACGTCTTATTCTTATGTTCTCTGCTCTAAGTGATGCGTTGAATACTTTTTCGCTTTGAGcctataattcaaaa is a genomic window of Brassica napus cultivar Da-Ae chromosome A2, Da-Ae, whole genome shotgun sequence containing:
- the LOC106357284 gene encoding homeobox-leucine zipper protein HDG9, whose translation is MDSNHDSSSSNGLETSMSTTNRDNKIYHRHSVHQIQRLEAYFKECPHPDDTQRHKLGEELKLKPKQIKFWFQNKRTQAKAQSEKVFNASLRAENIRIRRENEVIQEALKTVTCPPCGGPRPGKEERKLYLQKMRAHNAYLKRQLEQISDFVNNNGGHSIPSVNSLASTSSNPHFSYGTSSNRPLEPPSLEREQYTHEHINNAQPTQHFQPLSQMEKMMMSQTMVNAVTEIIRLIHIEEPMWIKSSIDDRLVIDQENYEKSFTNISHLKSPSARIESSKDVVVVPMDARNLVDMFFDTEKWARIFSTIVNEAKTIHVLESMDTQRQNFSQLMYEQLHILSPLVPPREFIILRCCQQIEDDLWVIADVSCHHVNIDFESPTCSKRPSGCLIQALPNGLSKVTWMEHVEVNEKVRTHRIYRDLLCGGFGYGARRWTVTLERMCERLHLSSISVFPTTDFAGVVETIEGRRSVMNLGERMLKNFAWILKMSGNYDFSQLSETNSSGVRVSVRVNSEAGQPTGLIVCAASSICLPLSPLEVYNFLTNLEIRHQWDVLCHGYPAAEVAGFATGTDDKNRVNILQTASTAEDADMMIIQDSFRDALGGMVVYAPVDLNTASAAVSGQVNPSGIPILPSGFIISRDGHHFTSPELEDGSDYSKSLLTVAFQILVSGPTLSGDLQIEESTTTVNTLITSTLQRIKVMLNCNEGK